ATTCGAGGTAGACTGTTATGGGCGTTTATGTCGCTGATCGCCCTTACCTTTGTGATAATCACCATTGCCTTGATCTCACAGACCCACACGCAGAAAAAGCTTGTCGAGGTGGTGGAGGTGCAAAGCAAGATCGCTCGCTTGGCTCTGGCCACGGAGAACACCCTGCGTGTCATGCAGCGCTATGAAAAGGATTTTCTCCTGAATTATGAAGGGAAAGGTGTTCGTGATGCCAAGGAATTGTATCTGAACCGGTTTGTTATTCTTGGCGGCGAGGCGGCCAGCAACTTGTTCCAGATTCAACAGCTGGTGAAAACGCAGCAGCAGGTTGAGACTGCTCAGAAGGCTACCGACGCCATCAACGCTTATAAAACTGCCTTCGTGGCTACCGCCAACACCCTTGAGCTTCGCTATGAGAAAGAACAAGGAGAATTTGCCAAGTTGCGAAAGAGTCTTGAAAGCATTGGGTCGATGGTTGTTGCCTTGAATTATTCTCCTCTGCAGCATAGCTATTACAATTTTAGTACCGCCGTGCGAGACTTCCTCATTGTCCCTGAAGGGGAATTTGTCGCGGCTGTGCAAGAGGGACGGACCGCAATCGGTCATCTTGTCGAAACATTGGCAATAAACGCCCAGGCTAAAGCAAAATTGTCCGAACAACTCGGGGAGTTCGACAAGCTCTTCCTGGAGATCGGCAATACCAGCGCTGCCATTGCCGCGCAACTGGTCGCCACTCAGGAAGAAGTTAAGAAAGTGGAACCGGCAATCCGATACTTTGTCGATGCTGTCGTCATCAACGAAGCAGGGGCAGTTGATGACGCGGAGAAGACCTTCTCCATGGCATTGCCCGCTGTGTTGGTTGTTGCCCTCATCTCAATTCTCTTGGCACTGTACATGGCAAAGAGGCTGTCGCGAGGCTTGACCGACCAAATGGCTCATATCGTTGAAATTATAGAGGAAATTGATAAAGGAAATTTCGCGGCACGGACCGATCTGGTAAATGATGATGAGCTCGGGCTTATGGCTAACAAACTGAATGGCATGCTCGATAATATTACGGTTTTGATCCAGAGCCAGGAAGAGCGCGAAACCATCCAGGAATCAATTATGAAGCTCCTTGAGGATATTAGTGCCCTGACCGATGGTGATTTTACCGGTCGTGCCGAGGTGACCGAGGATATGACCGGCGCTATTGCCGACTCCTTCAATGCCATGGCTGACCAGTTCTCCGACATCATCAGTAAGGTTAAGGTGGCAACCGAATCGGTTGACACCACATCCGAGCAGGTTGCCCAGCAGACCATGACCCTTGCCCAGAAGAATATGCAGCAGGTGAAGGGGGTTACCGGTGCGGTTGAGGCTATCGAAAGTATGGCCCAATCGATTCGGGAGGTTGCTGCGAATGCCCAGAGGTCAGCGGCGGTTTCCCGTCAATCGCGAGTGAACGCGCAGGAAGGTGCCCAGGCGGTTACTGAGACCACCAAAGCTATGGCGGAACTTCGTGAACAGATCAATGAAACTGCCCGATCAATTAAACGACTTGGTGAGAGCTCTCTGGAGATTGGTAATATCGTACAGATCATCGATGATATCGCCGACAGGACCTCCATTCTTGCCTTGAACGCATCCATCCAGGCGGCCATGGCCGGTGAGGCTGGCCACGGATTCGCGGTAGTTGCCGACGAGGTTCAGCGTCTGGCGGATAGTTCGAGTAACTCAACCAAACAGATCGAGGTGCTGGTTAAGAGTATTCAGAACGAAATTAAAGAGGTTAGTAACCGTATCGACGAAGGTATCAGCAAGGTTGTCCAGGGCTCAAAACTTGCCGATGGAGCCCATGCCAAGCTCCAGGAAATTGAGAAAGTATCCAATGATCTCGCAGAGTTGGTTGAGGCAATCACCGCAGCTACCACAGACCAGGTACGGGCCTCGGAGACCATTTCACAGACCATGAAGGAGGTTGGTGAGATCAGCCGGGAATCATCGCTTTCATCACAAGATACTGCTACATCGATGAATGTCTTGAATAGAACGGCCCGGGATCTCCGTTCGGCGGTTGAGATCTTTAATGTTGGCTAGGGCGCAGGTGGTCTGAAAAGCAACTTTCCAGGCTAAAACTATTAGAATTTCATTCAATCGCTCAGGGGCTTTATGACCGACTCGCGCATCCTTGCTACCGAGACAGAGAGAAATGTTCTGCTGTATTTGAAATCGCAGCAGGTTCTTTCGGGTGATGTTGACGTTTGGGCGAAAGATGGAAGACTGTCTGGAAATCTTCAGATTCGCAAGGGGCAGGTTGTTGCCGCCGCTTGCGAGAAATTGGTTGGAAACGGTGCCCTACTCTCTCTGGCGGCAATTCGAGATGGTGAAATCCAGACCGCAGTGTCTCTTCAACCAGTTGAGCATAATGTCGCACTGAGCCTTTCCCTCGTGGAGCGCTTGCTCAGCAAATTGCCCAGTTTCTCTCAGGCAGATAAGGCTTGCGATGCAGAACAGTGCCTCGAGAAAGCCATTCGTCTCATCCATCAGTTCAGGCGGACAGAGGCCGGTGAGCAACTGGTCGAGGTCCTGCGCAGCAACAGGTTTTACTATCCTGCCTGGCTGTGGCATTCCCGGTTGATGACCCGTGAAGACTATATCAAAAAAGCCTTGACCGAAGCGCGTAAATGGGGCAATTGCGATCCGGCGATTGGGCGGGAGATAGCGAAAATCGAACCTCAGTTAAAGGGCGGGGCTGAGCCGGTGAAGCGTTGCATCTTCTGCTGGTCGTTGATCGGTGCCGGGGAGGTGCGATGCAAGACATGCCAGGGAGTGTTTCGTATCGTCGAGGACGACATGCCGGGGGGGAGCAGCAGTGTTGAATTGACACAGAGTCTGCAGGAATATCATGGCGAATTTCTGAATAATCCGAAAAATACCCGCATTGCCTATTGTTTGTTTCTAGGTCATTATTCTCTTGGCAATATAGATCAAGCGCGGAAGTTTATTAGCAAGGCTTTAGAGGTATCGCCCAAGGAGCCGATATTTACGCGGGCGGCGGCCTTGCTTGATAAAAAAGTACCGCTCCCGGCCGCAACACCACCGCCAGTCGCGGTGACTCCGGTCATTCCGGTGGTTTCTGCCCCCCAGCCGGTAAATCCTCCTGTCGAGACGGTTTCCGGGGCAAGCAAATCCATTCTGGTGGTGGAAGACAGCCCGACCTCCCGAAAGGTCATCAGCATGCTTCTTTGCCGCAAGGGATATACAATCATTGAGGCGAAAAGTGGCGGGGAGGCCCTGCAGAAATGGGAGGAAAAGGTACCGGATCTGGTGTTGCTTGATGTAATGCTTCCCGATATGACCGGGTATGAGGTTTTGGCGAGACTCCGCCAGGACAAAAAATCGGCTGAGATACCGGTAGTTATGCTTACCGGCAAAACTAACCCCTCTGATCGGCTGAAAGGCTTGTATCATGGTTCGAATGAGTATCTGACCAAGCCCTTTGATCCTGCAAAACTTCTGGCTGTTTTGGAGAAATATCTTGAACAGCCGGTGCCGTCACCTTCGCCACGGGAGACATCACCACCACCTCGTCCACAGCAAGCCCAGCGCCCTGCGGCAGCTCCGTCCCCCTCACCACCAAAGCAAAGGGTTGTTGTTAAAATGCCGGCCGCTCAGAAGAAAACTGAGCCGGCAATAAAGGGAGGAGCCGATATTCCTAAAAAGGCTCCAGTCGTAAAGACACCCAGCCCACCGCCGGTTACCTCTGCCGCTCCGGTTGCGGCAAAAGCCACTGGTGGCAAGGCCAATAAGACAGTACTGGTGGTAGAAGACAGTCCCACTTCACGGAAGGTTATTACCATGGTGCTGGCAAAGAGGGGATACACGATCGAGGAGGCGGCAACCGGCGGGGCGGCTTTAAGAAGACTGGAAGGAGAACTTCCCAATTTGATTCTCCTTGATGCGATGCTTCCTGACATGACCGGCTATGATATCCTTTCCCGACTGAAACACGATGGACGATTAAAGGATGTTCCGGTCGTTATGCTGACGGCTAAAAACAATCCTATGGACCGGCAGAAGGGACTACGGGGCGGGTCAGTAGCTTATCTGACTAAACCTTTCGATCCGGAAAAGCTTCTTACTGTAATTGATGAACACATCTGATCAGCAAAACAATGACTCAAAAAGAGAACGTATGCCAAGTTTGCCCGATTTAAAAATTCTTATCGAAGGCATCGATACACAGCTTGCCGAAGTGATGCTTGGCACCGTCTCGTTGAAAGAAATGGCCGCCCCGGATCAGGAAAAAATGCGGAAATACGTCCTTGTTTCGATAGGGGCGTTGCATCTGGCTATCGCTATTGACGACTTGTCCGAGGTTGGCCCCTTACCAAACGTCACCTTTCTCCCCAATCTTCCCTCGTGGATTCACGGAATCGTCAATGTGAGGAGTGAGATAATATCCGTCGTTGATTTCGCTGGTTTTCTTAAGTTGAAGGACCAGGGACCCTGCGAAGGAAGTCGTTTTGTGGTTCTGCAGTATCGAAAGCAAAAAATCGGGGTCAGGCTGGATCGTATAGTCGGCACGGTTAGCCGGTCGGCAGCAGACAATAAACCTATTGACGCTTCAGAGAAAGACCTCTTGGCTACGTCATTGTTTGCCGATGGACTGTTGGTTGAGGACACACTCTATTATATCTTAAATGTGCGGAGATTCTTAACGGCACCAAGCCTCATCGACTATAACCGGGTCGGTTGATTTGAGGAGACAGAATGATATCTGCAATGAAACGTATGTGTGGCAAAACCAACAAAACAATCCTCCCGGGGAGGGGGCGATGAAGATGGTAAAATTACCACGCGCCGAACTCCTAGAACTTTTTCTCCAGGAAGTTGATTCCTATCTCCCGGAAATACGGCAGGGTCTGGCGAGTCTTGAAGTGAACAAGCCGGCGATGGACACCCTGGATGAGCTGCATAGATATTTTCATAATATCAAGGGGGCGGCCGCCCAAGTGCGGTTGACCGGGCTTAGCAAAGGGGCAAGGGTAGTAGAGGTGTTACTGGCCGATTTGGTCGAGGGCGGAAGGCCGGCTACCGCCGAAATCCTTGCAGCCCTTAATCAAACCGTTGACCTGTTAGATGAGTTTATCCACCTTGAAGACCTTGAGCCGGAAGAAGAAATCCTCCATCAGCGGATAGCCGATTTGTTTAGTAAACTCACCGAAGATGATGGTGAAGCCTTGCTAATCGATATGTCAGCCGATAAGCAAAGCGGAGTGGAGGAGGGTCAGGACTGCAATCTGGCGATTCGTTCAGTTTTGCCGCTTTTACAGGAACTGGCCGGATATTTGTCGCAGGACGGAAGCGACGGTGGTGAGCATGACGCCAAGGTCTATGAAAAACTGGCGCAAGCGGCGCTGACTCTGGCGGCTGCAAGCCGATCGGCGGGCTTAGAGCAGCAGTACCAGCTCATGTACGATTTCCACTTGCTGCTGGAGAAATTGCAGGCGGGTGCACTTCGTCAACAGCCAGAAGTCCCTGGATTAATAGTGGATTTTCTACAGTTTCTGGAGGTGGTTTTCACCTCTACAGAGTCTGAAAACAGCACCATTTTGAGCAGGGTTAAGGACCAGTTGCATCGGCTCCATACCCTGCTGGCTATGGCGGAGAAGGCGGAACGGACCGTCCCTGATGCAATGCCCGTGGCCGTTTCTGATGAGGATATCTTTGCTGTGGAGGAACCGGGTGATGAGTCGGTGATGCTCCTTGAAGAGCTCGCTGATTCACTGCTTTCCGAGGATCAGGGTGATCTGGCTGATGTTTCAATTCTTGATTCCGAAGAATCGGAGCGATATGAAGAAGAACCGGAACCAGAAAATGCCCTCTTGACGGAAATCCAGGATGCGCCGGAAGAACCGTTGAGTGAAGAACAGCTGCTCCTTCTTGATATCTTCCGTTCCGAATGTGAAGAACACCTGATTGTCATCAATCATTCGTTGAACATCCTCGAAAACGAGGTGAAAGACACCAGCTCGTTGACCCCTGGTCTGCTGGAGACGATCAGTGTCATGCGTCGAGCCGTGCATACCCTGAAAGGGGCGGCGGCAATGACTGGAATGAATTTGACCGCGCAGAGTGCACATGTCCTTGAAGATATGCTTGACTGGTTGCATGATGACGCCAAAGAGATAAGTCCCGAGGAAATTCAGATAATCGCCAATGGTATCGATACGATAGAGCTTCTAGCTCAATCGGCGCAAACCGGGGAGTCAACCCATCTTCAACGTATTGTAAAAACGATCAATGACTATCTAGCCATACGTAAGGAGGCTGTACCGATTGAGGCCGCAGTATTGGCGGAGCAGGTCGAATCTGTAGGTGATTCTGTTAGCAGCGAGGATATAGTTCCACCTGCCCCTGCTGCGGTCATTCCGGAGCCGGAGATTACCGTTGATCTGCCCGGTGAGTCAGGTATCCTCCGAGTCAAGCTTGATGACCTTGACGAACTGGTGGGCATTGAAGGTGAACTGGTTGTTGCACGTGGTGCCATCGAAAAGATGATGGACGAGTTTCATGACACCCTGTATGAGCTTGAGACCGTAAAAGAAAACCTCCGGAGAAAATCGCAGGAGCTGGAGTCCGGCTTTGAAGGACAGGCCCTTTATGGGTTCAGTCCACAGGCGGGAGAAGAAACCTCAGGCAGTGACTTCTCCGAATTCGACCCGATTGAGCTGGATCGCTATTCCCAGCTCAATCTTATTATCCGGTCGCTGAATGAGATTTCCGTCGACGTCAACTCAATTCATGCCAGCTTGCTGGCAATTGCCGGCGATATCGGCGGCCAGATCAGTAAACAACAGCTGACCATGCGACTCATGCAGGAAAAACTCATGCGCATCCGGATGACGCCGATGTCTTCCCTGTCGCGGATGCTTTTCCGAACGGTTCGTGAGACTGTTAAAAAATTGAACAAGAAGGCAAATCTGGTTATTACCGGCGAAGATGTTTACATGGACCGGTTTGTTTGGGCGAAGATTACCGACCCGCTCATGCATATTTTAAGGAATGCCCTGGATCATGGTATTGAAACCCCGGCAAAACGTGTAGCGACCGGCAAGCCGGAGAGCGGTACTATCCACCTCGAAGCGGATCAGCGCAGCCGATTTGTCCTGCTGAAAATTTCCGATGACGGTGGTGGTATAAACCTTGAGGAGGTCAGGGAAAAAGTCCGGCGAAGCAGATTGGCTCATAATCCGGATACCCTCAGCGAAAAGGAGCTCCTGGAGTTTCTCTTCCATCCGAGCTTTACCACCCGCCAAGATATCAGTACCATATCCGGCCGTGGTATCGGCCTCGATGTTGTAAGGAAAAACATTCAGGATCTACGGGGCTCCGTGCAGATTTTCAATAATCCCGGCTTGGGGGTAACCTTTGAAATTCGTATTCCCTTCTCACTGTCAGTGAACCGGGCGGTAATGGTCTCTGTCGGTGGGCGGATGTTTGCCGTACCTCTTCAGGATATTCAGCAGATAAAGCGATTTAGTCCAGAGCAGTTGGAAGAGGATGGCGGATTGCATCTCCATCTGGGTGATGATTCTGTTCCCGTCGTCAATCTGGGGTTTTACCTGAATCTCGAAAAGTTGCGGACGACGATCCCCAGCGGCCGGGAGGGAATTCTGGCAATACTCTTTGCGAAAGGCGATAAGCAGTTTGCCATCTCCGTCGAAGAGATTGTTGAGCAGCGGGAGATCATCGTCAAGAACCTCGGTAGCCACCTTACTAATGTCTTGGGTATTAGCGGGGTGACGCTCACCGGCTCAGGGGATTTGATTCCTATTATTAACCTCCGGGAGATAGTAGAAAAACGGGTGACGGCTGGGAAGGCGGTGGGAGAGGCAGTGGCTCCTACCGGCCTGCAGGCTCCTCTCAAGGTGTTAATCGTTGACGACTCGATTTCCGTACGGCACAGCGTTGCCAGATTGGTGGAAGGTCAGGGGTGGAAACAGCAGCAGGCGGTCGACGGAATCGATGCCTTAGCCAAACTCGAAACCTACACACCGGATGTAATCGTTCTCGATATTGAAATGCCGAGGATGAATGGTTATGAATTGAAAAGCAATCTCAACAACAAGGAATGGTGTAAGGATATTCCTGTTATAATGCTCACCTCGCGGGCCTCGGAAAAACATCAGCAGAAGGCGCGTGAACTTGGAATACAGCACTATATGACCAAACCCTATCAGGAGGATGTTTTTGTTAGGTTGTTGGCAAGCATTCATAGTGGTTATGTTAATTGATCTATTTTTTGCAGTGAGGCGGAATGGAAACTAAGCTGGAACTTGCAGCAGTCAAAGCAAACGCTCCTCCTCTTGGGGGCTTGGTCCTGTATTGGCTTTTTAGCAGGAATCAGCTGGAGTTTGTACTACAGGATATCGCGGTAGTTCATTCACCGCCTTTGGCAGATATGGCGCAGTATCAGGAGACGATGTTGCCGGTCATCAATCTTGAACGGCATTTTGGTCTGCAGGAACAGGGGACGAGCCGGTCGACGAAATACCTCGTTATTCGGGCGGTAACAGCAGAAAAAACATTGGTCAAGGTCATTGTTCTGGCGCCAAACTCACTGAAGATTCAGGAACTCCGGACAGGATACGCCGGCTCTCGCCCGCTCTCCTTGCCGCGTAACACCAATGATATTCTCGGGAGCTATTCATTGCCCGAAGGCGGTCTGGGCATTGTTCCGGATATTGCCAGCATTTGCAGCCATCTGCGATTGCGAGGGAGTCAGCCTCTCTGATGGGGCTACCTTCCTTAAGGTTTTACTCAATAGAGCCAGCTAATCAGTGGGGGATGCGAGGATGGTGGATGTAAGACATTTTACTCTCCGAGATCGGTGAATTAGGGTATAATCACAGTTGACTGCTGTGAGTTGTTTTTGTAGCACAAAGGGTATAAGTGTCATTTGAGCAGGCGTGCTGCTCGATTCAGTTTTTAATAATGTGGCAAGAGGTAAGAGTATACCTCTCCTTCAAATATGATAAGGAATGATATTATGGCAAACGAACTAATTATGATCGTAGAAGACAGTCCAACCGATAGCAAAATTGCTGAAACCGTGTGCTTGGACAATGGGTACCGTGTGGTCATGGAATCTGAGGGTGACAAGGTCCTGGAGACGGCGATAGCAAAAAAGCCAGATTTAATCCTGCTTGATGTAATTCTGCCCAATAAAAACGGCTTTCAGGTCTGCCGACAGCTAAAAACCAACGAAGCCACCAAACATATCAAGATCATAATTGTCAGTAGCAAAGACCAGCCGAGTGACAAATTCTGGGGCAAGAAGCAAGGTGCTGACGACTATGTTACCAAGCCCTACGATGAAATCGATCTTCTTGACGCCATTGCCAATAATCTCCCATGACGGCTGCGGTGAAAGGAGAAGCTGATGCCACCGGTTGACACCCTGCTGGTGTTTTTTACGGCCTCGATTCTTCTCGCTCTGACTCCGGGGCCGGACAACCTTTTTGTCTTGGCCCAGGCGGCTCAGCATGGCAGAGTAGCCGGCATCGCGGTGACCATCGGTCTCTGTACCGGTTTGCTGGTCCATACTGCGGCTGTGGCTCTCGGCGTGGCGGCGGTTTTCCAGGCCTCAGCGCTGGCCTTTGCGACCCTCAAATACCTCGGTGCGGCATATTTACTCTATTTGGCCTGGCAATC
This DNA window, taken from Desulforhopalus sp., encodes the following:
- a CDS encoding methyl-accepting chemotaxis protein, producing the protein MDGKTESLGIVQSSASSQFTGRQKIRGRLLWAFMSLIALTFVIITIALISQTHTQKKLVEVVEVQSKIARLALATENTLRVMQRYEKDFLLNYEGKGVRDAKELYLNRFVILGGEAASNLFQIQQLVKTQQQVETAQKATDAINAYKTAFVATANTLELRYEKEQGEFAKLRKSLESIGSMVVALNYSPLQHSYYNFSTAVRDFLIVPEGEFVAAVQEGRTAIGHLVETLAINAQAKAKLSEQLGEFDKLFLEIGNTSAAIAAQLVATQEEVKKVEPAIRYFVDAVVINEAGAVDDAEKTFSMALPAVLVVALISILLALYMAKRLSRGLTDQMAHIVEIIEEIDKGNFAARTDLVNDDELGLMANKLNGMLDNITVLIQSQEERETIQESIMKLLEDISALTDGDFTGRAEVTEDMTGAIADSFNAMADQFSDIISKVKVATESVDTTSEQVAQQTMTLAQKNMQQVKGVTGAVEAIESMAQSIREVAANAQRSAAVSRQSRVNAQEGAQAVTETTKAMAELREQINETARSIKRLGESSLEIGNIVQIIDDIADRTSILALNASIQAAMAGEAGHGFAVVADEVQRLADSSSNSTKQIEVLVKSIQNEIKEVSNRIDEGISKVVQGSKLADGAHAKLQEIEKVSNDLAELVEAITAATTDQVRASETISQTMKEVGEISRESSLSSQDTATSMNVLNRTARDLRSAVEIFNVG
- a CDS encoding response regulator, which encodes MTDSRILATETERNVLLYLKSQQVLSGDVDVWAKDGRLSGNLQIRKGQVVAAACEKLVGNGALLSLAAIRDGEIQTAVSLQPVEHNVALSLSLVERLLSKLPSFSQADKACDAEQCLEKAIRLIHQFRRTEAGEQLVEVLRSNRFYYPAWLWHSRLMTREDYIKKALTEARKWGNCDPAIGREIAKIEPQLKGGAEPVKRCIFCWSLIGAGEVRCKTCQGVFRIVEDDMPGGSSSVELTQSLQEYHGEFLNNPKNTRIAYCLFLGHYSLGNIDQARKFISKALEVSPKEPIFTRAAALLDKKVPLPAATPPPVAVTPVIPVVSAPQPVNPPVETVSGASKSILVVEDSPTSRKVISMLLCRKGYTIIEAKSGGEALQKWEEKVPDLVLLDVMLPDMTGYEVLARLRQDKKSAEIPVVMLTGKTNPSDRLKGLYHGSNEYLTKPFDPAKLLAVLEKYLEQPVPSPSPRETSPPPRPQQAQRPAAAPSPSPPKQRVVVKMPAAQKKTEPAIKGGADIPKKAPVVKTPSPPPVTSAAPVAAKATGGKANKTVLVVEDSPTSRKVITMVLAKRGYTIEEAATGGAALRRLEGELPNLILLDAMLPDMTGYDILSRLKHDGRLKDVPVVMLTAKNNPMDRQKGLRGGSVAYLTKPFDPEKLLTVIDEHI
- a CDS encoding chemotaxis protein CheW; the protein is MPSLPDLKILIEGIDTQLAEVMLGTVSLKEMAAPDQEKMRKYVLVSIGALHLAIAIDDLSEVGPLPNVTFLPNLPSWIHGIVNVRSEIISVVDFAGFLKLKDQGPCEGSRFVVLQYRKQKIGVRLDRIVGTVSRSAADNKPIDASEKDLLATSLFADGLLVEDTLYYILNVRRFLTAPSLIDYNRVG
- a CDS encoding Hpt domain-containing protein encodes the protein MKMVKLPRAELLELFLQEVDSYLPEIRQGLASLEVNKPAMDTLDELHRYFHNIKGAAAQVRLTGLSKGARVVEVLLADLVEGGRPATAEILAALNQTVDLLDEFIHLEDLEPEEEILHQRIADLFSKLTEDDGEALLIDMSADKQSGVEEGQDCNLAIRSVLPLLQELAGYLSQDGSDGGEHDAKVYEKLAQAALTLAAASRSAGLEQQYQLMYDFHLLLEKLQAGALRQQPEVPGLIVDFLQFLEVVFTSTESENSTILSRVKDQLHRLHTLLAMAEKAERTVPDAMPVAVSDEDIFAVEEPGDESVMLLEELADSLLSEDQGDLADVSILDSEESERYEEEPEPENALLTEIQDAPEEPLSEEQLLLLDIFRSECEEHLIVINHSLNILENEVKDTSSLTPGLLETISVMRRAVHTLKGAAAMTGMNLTAQSAHVLEDMLDWLHDDAKEISPEEIQIIANGIDTIELLAQSAQTGESTHLQRIVKTINDYLAIRKEAVPIEAAVLAEQVESVGDSVSSEDIVPPAPAAVIPEPEITVDLPGESGILRVKLDDLDELVGIEGELVVARGAIEKMMDEFHDTLYELETVKENLRRKSQELESGFEGQALYGFSPQAGEETSGSDFSEFDPIELDRYSQLNLIIRSLNEISVDVNSIHASLLAIAGDIGGQISKQQLTMRLMQEKLMRIRMTPMSSLSRMLFRTVRETVKKLNKKANLVITGEDVYMDRFVWAKITDPLMHILRNALDHGIETPAKRVATGKPESGTIHLEADQRSRFVLLKISDDGGGINLEEVREKVRRSRLAHNPDTLSEKELLEFLFHPSFTTRQDISTISGRGIGLDVVRKNIQDLRGSVQIFNNPGLGVTFEIRIPFSLSVNRAVMVSVGGRMFAVPLQDIQQIKRFSPEQLEEDGGLHLHLGDDSVPVVNLGFYLNLEKLRTTIPSGREGILAILFAKGDKQFAISVEEIVEQREIIVKNLGSHLTNVLGISGVTLTGSGDLIPIINLREIVEKRVTAGKAVGEAVAPTGLQAPLKVLIVDDSISVRHSVARLVEGQGWKQQQAVDGIDALAKLETYTPDVIVLDIEMPRMNGYELKSNLNNKEWCKDIPVIMLTSRASEKHQQKARELGIQHYMTKPYQEDVFVRLLASIHSGYVN
- a CDS encoding response regulator codes for the protein MANELIMIVEDSPTDSKIAETVCLDNGYRVVMESEGDKVLETAIAKKPDLILLDVILPNKNGFQVCRQLKTNEATKHIKIIIVSSKDQPSDKFWGKKQGADDYVTKPYDEIDLLDAIANNLP